One window from the genome of Amaranthus tricolor cultivar Red isolate AtriRed21 chromosome 9, ASM2621246v1, whole genome shotgun sequence encodes:
- the LOC130823452 gene encoding uncharacterized protein LOC130823452: MGTAAPLAIGTRGTVGSLVRKEIEYFRRLELDHSEASKKLDVGNTSSAASFQTSRANTASLGSLLSMSWRTKRSNSSSSSNNVLENKKFDGFGHKNLKADTNI, from the exons ATGGGCACAGCAGCTCCATTAGCAATAGGCACTAGAGGCACGGTGGGATCACTAGTTAGGAAGGAGATCGAGTATTTTCGAAGGCTCGAGTTAGATCATAGCGAAGCCTCTAAGAAACTCGATGTAGGCAACACTAGTAGTGCAGCTAGTTTTCAAACTAGTCGAGCAAACACAGCTTCGTTGGGGTCATTGTTGAGCATGAGTTGGAGAACGAAGCGGAGCAATAGCAGCAGTAGCAGcaaca ATGTTTTAGAAAACAAGAAGTTTGATGGGTTTGGTCATAAAAACCTTAAGGCTGATACTAATATCTGA